The segment TCAAGGCGCGCTTTCCACGGGACGGGCCAGATCCTATCTTGGCCTCGAAAGCTCTTCCAAGACGCGCCTTGCGATGGCGGGCGATATCCCCGGTACGTTGGACAGTTCCTCGACGGAGGACTCCCGGATTTCGTCCAGGCTGGCATAATGCATCAAGAGCGCGCGTCTCCTCGCAGGCCCGAGACCCGGTATCCCGGCGAGAAGCGACTCCCCCGATATGGATCGCCGTTTCACCCTTTGGTAGGTGATCGCGAACCGGTGCGCCTCGTCGCGTATACGGCGAAGGAGAAGGAGCGCATGCGGCGACCTCGTGGTGTCGAGCGGCAGCGATACATCCTCCTTGAAAACGCTCTCCTCCCCCTTGGCGAGCGCGATCAACGGCACGTCGAAAACGCCGGCTTCGTGCACCGCCTCGATCGCCTTCGCAAGTTGGCCGCGGCCGCCGTCGACAATGATGAGGTGCGGAAGCTCCGACGCACTTTCCCGAAGCCGCCGGTAGCGACGGTAGACGACCTCCCGCATAGCGGCGTAGTCGTCGTTTGCCTCCCGCGAGAGCTTGAACCGGCGGTAGTTCTTCTTGTCGGGTCTCCCCTTCTCAAATGCGACCATGCTGGCGACGACGCCCGTCCCGCCAAGGTGCGAGATGTCGAAGCATTCGATCCGAGTGGGCGCATCAGCCAGGCCAAGCAAGGCCCCTAGTTCCTGCGACTCCTCATCGAAGCCCGCTTCGCCTCTACGCGCCACGTACTGCCCGAGCTTGAATTCCGCGTTGAGTCGCGCGAGCTTGACGAGCCGCATCCCCCGGCCGCGAACGGGGCTCGAGACCACCACGCGGGAGGCGCGCTTCTCGCTCAAGAGCTCCGAGATCGCTTCGAGGCCTTCGACGCCCGGCGGCGCGTAGATCGCCTTCGGAAGGTTCGGCATCTCGCCGTAGTAGCGGGTCATGAACTCGCCGAGGGCCTCCTCGTTCGTGCCCGTGGACCGTAGGTGAAACTCCGCTTGCGATGCCACGCGTCCGGCGCGTGACATCACGATCACGGCTACACCCAGACCGCCTTGGGCCGCGAGGGCGACCCCGTCCGCGTCATCGGCCTTTGCAACGAGCATCGCCTGCCGCTCCATCGTCTTGTGCATCGAGGCGAGGCGGTCTCTTAGGCGCGCTGCGCGCTCGAATTCCTGCTTGTCCGAGGCGGCCTGCATCTCCGCCTTGAGGCGCGCCTTCACTTCGTCGTCGTGGCCGGCAAGGAAGCGCTTCGCCGCGTCGACGGCGTCCATGTACTGTGCCCGGTCGACGGCGTCGATGCATGGCCCGAGGCAGGTGCCGATCTGGTGGTTGAGGCAACCGCCTTTGACGAACTCGCGACAATCGCGTATGCCGAACACCTCGCGGGCGACTTTCAACGTCTCGCGCGCGGCGCCGGCGCTCGGATAGGGCCCGTAGAAACTCCCCTTCGCCGCGACCTCGCGCACCATGTCGATGCGGGGAAAGTCGTCCGCGGACAATCTGATGAACGGGTAACGCGTGTCATCTGCCAAACGGATGTTGAACGGTGGTTGGAACCGCTTGATGAAGTTCGATTCCAGGATCAAAGCTTCCTTCTCCGTGGGAGCGAGGACGACCTCGATGTCGACCGAGCGCGACACCATCTCGGCCTTTCTCAAGTCGAGGTCCGTGGAGAAGTATGAGGAGACCCGATCCCGGAGCGAACCCGATTTTCCGACGTAGAGCACTTCGCCGGCGGCGTCCTTGAAGAGGTAGACGCCGGGTGTGCGAGGAAGCGTCTTCGCTTTTGACCGTAGGTCCACACGCTTCTAGGGCGCAACATGGATTAGGTTTTTTGCCGCCCTTTGGAGGAGTCGCGCCGCATCGCCAGACGACCGTTCGACCATCTCGACCGCTTCGCTTCCCCGGCCCGGGGCGCTGGGGCGACGGCTTGAATAGCCTTGCGACCGTTCAACGGGCGTGTCGAAGGGCCCTGCGAAGGACAAGGGGAAGACGGAACCCGTGAGGCGCGCCCTTTTCATCGGCCGTTTCCAACCGTTCCACAACGGGCACCTGAAGGTCATCGCCGACATCGCGAAGGACTTCGACGAGGTCGTGATAGGCATCGGAAGCGCCCAGGAAAGCCACACCTTCAAGAACCCCTTCACGGCGGGCGAGCGTTTCCACATGATCGCAGCGGCGCTCGATGCGGCGGGTGTCCACAACTATCACATCGTCCCGATACCTGACGTGAACCGGAACAGCATGTGGGTGGCCCAGGTCCGCTCATTCGTCCCGCCTTTCCAGGTCTTCTTCAGCAACAATCCGCTCGCAACGCGCCTATTCTCGGAAAGCGGCCACGAGGTGCGTCCGGCCCCGTTCGTCGAACGCGAGAAGTACAGCGGCACATCAGTGCGCGACGCTATCCGCATTGGCACGGCCTGGGAGGCTCTCGTGCCGAGCGCGGTCGCAAGCATCATCAAGACCGTGGACGGGGCCGAGCGCATCAAGGAACTACGTCGCTCGGACGCCGCGGCCCGCGAAGGTGCCGACTCCTGAACCGTGGGAACATGCGGGCGGCCGCCGGTCCGACCCCGGTTCCGCCGCGCATCTTACGTGACTAATAAATGCAATGACCTCCAATCCAGCCGCATGGCGATGCAACCGCCAGAGGCCAAACCCGACCCGGGACTCGAGAAGCGAGGCGTATGCATCGCGATAAGCCGGGCCGGGAAACCCGTAAGGCTCTTTGCGGACAGCCCCTCGGAGTTCATCTCCTGCATCAAGGACGCGGAGATCGCCTGGGTCAACTTCTCGGTGCAAGACCTCGACAAGGACGGGGTGGCCGTTGCGAGCCTCCTTGGTTTTTCCGGAAGCCTCGTCACGTTCCTCACGGAGCACCGGCAAAGCGCCTATGACGACCGCGAGACGGAACTGGGGATCAAGCTCCCGGTCGTGCGCGTGCACGCGATGGACGTCGACACTTTCCCGCTCGTGGTCTTGATCCGGCGGGGCCTCATCCTCACGCTTCACGACAAGAACGTCACGCGGATGGCCAAGTTCGCCCGCTACGCCGACACGTTCATGCGAAAGATCAAACCGGAGACCCCCTGGAACGACAAGCTCACGATAGTCCTCATCCGCCTCATCAACGAGAACAACGACAGGAACTTCGATGGGTTGAGATCCATCCAGGAACGCGGCGAAGACCTCGGAAAATACCTCATCAATCCGACGCAGCCGTCGACGACGCTGGGCCCCCAGATCTACTCGATGAAGCACGCACTCATCGCCTACCTTGATGCCCTCTGGGCGACGCTCGACGTCATCCAGAACCTTCGTTACGGGGACGCAGAACTCATCAGCGACGACGAGACGATCCTCGGACGCGTTGGCGTCCTGGCCGACGACGTGACCCGCCAGATCAGCCTTTCGGAGCACATGAGCGAGGTCTTGGCCTCTGGCCTTGAGGTGTTGCAATCCATCTACAACAACCAATTGCAGCTTCTCAACAACCGGCTCACCTTCGTCGTCACGTGGCTCACGATCCTCGGCACCGCGGTCCTCGTCCCGAACACGCTCGCAACGATCCTGTCTAACCCCGCGTACGGCCTTGGCCCGGCCGACGCGGCGTGGTACACTACGGTCATCGTCGGTTCTACGGCCGGGGCGACGGTTCTCACCTGGTTCGTGGTGAGGCGTTGGCTGCAGCCGCCGGCGACGCCGTGATCTCGGCGCACGTGAGAACAGGGCATCAATCGGGGCGGGACTTCATGTGAGGCCCGTGACGCGGCTCGGGTGCGGCGCCAAAGCGTCCATGCGGCACCCTATTCGCCTTCGCCCGCCGCCATCTCGGAGTGGAACGCGCCACGTGCAGGAGCCGACCATACGGGCGGCGCGCCGTCCATCATTGCGTATCGGTTGGCCAGTCCCTGCGTGTCCTCGACCCCGAGCTTCTTGAAAAGAAGCGTGAAGCGGGCCTCCATGTCGTCCATGATCGCCGAGCGCGACGGGTCCTCAAGGCCCCAGAGCTCCTTCTTGAACCGACCGAACGCCTTCTTCCTCGTCTTGTAGATGAATTGCTCCTGCGAGTCCTTTTCCTTCTTCTCCGCCGCGAGGTCGCTCGTCACCCACGCGCGGATGCGATCCGTGAGAGCCTTCGGGAAAGCGGGGTGGTCGAAGAGGAGGTTCTGGAACCCCGTTGCGAGGTGTATCTCGATGGTGCCCACCGGCGGGAACTTGTCGAACTCCGTCTCCGCCAACGTTGAGGCGCCGTGCTGGACGGTGCCCCCGAGGCCGTACTTCTCCCGGCAGAGGCGGCTCATCGCGTCATGGATGTCGAAGCGTACCTCCATCTTCGTGACCTTCCCCGCCGCATCCACCTTGCCGCCGTGGGACGTGCCTGTGTTGATCGAGATCTTCGAGGGGCCCGGGGAGCGGCCCGAACGTGAAAGCTCCTCGCGGTAAGTCTCCATGTAGGCCTCGAGTTCAAGGGGGGTCGTGACGTGCGCGCCCACCTCGCCTATCTCGCCGCCGACGCTGATGACGACACCCGGCGGTTGGAGCCGCCTGATGTGGGCGCACATCTCGGCCGAAAGAGTCGCGTTCAGGCGCTGCTGTTCGCGCTCGCCAGGCTTTGAGAGGTCGACGAGCGTCGACGCGTCGATGTCGATGTTCCTGAAACCGGCTGCCACCGACTCGTCGATGAGGTCCAGTATCGCCTTCTTCTCCCGCGCAGGGTCCTTCGGGTATTTGCTCGCCGAGAACTGGTAGTGGTCCCCTTGGAGAAAGAGGGGGCCGCGGAAACCTTCCCGGATGGCCGCCGCCGCGACGACCGCTGCGTACTCGCCCGGCCGCTGGTCCGTGTACCCGATCTCGCTTCTTGCGATCTCGAATATGAAGGCACCGACTTTCGCCCTCTTTGCCGCCCGGATCGCCGCGCGGGATACATCGTATGTGGGGCCACGGATGTTGAAAGCGGGCACCGTCAAGTCGCGCGACGACTCCCCGGTTCCCCGCGCCACGTAAAACGCGTGGGTGCTCGCCGTCTTGACCCCGAGAGCGTGGGCCGCGGCACGTATGATCCAGCGTGCGCGGTCTTTCACCGGGCCCGGACCGAAGACCGCCGTGTGGACGAGGTCGTCGACGAGTTCGGCCTCCAACAACTCTTCATCCAGTATCCTGACGCGGTCGTTCGTCACATTGATCCCGGAGGCGAGGCCCGCTTCGAGCTCCGCCGTGGTCTCATGGATCTTCGCCATATCGGTCACTCTCCGAACCGTGAAAGCCTTTCAAAACGACGCTTGAAGCCAGAGGGTTCGAGATGGGCCGCGGCCGAGAGGAGTCCAAGGCGTCCTTCGTCCGAGAAGTCACGCCCGGTGAGACGCGCCTGGATGTGGCGGGCGTGCGTGAACGTCGCGCCCCTGACATCGACGCCGCGCACGCGCACGCGCCCTGTCTTCGCGTCGCGAAGGTCTTCGAACCCGAGAGGCGCGAGTTTTCCGTCCTGGAGCGCGATCATCGCGTTCCCTTTTCCGGTCTCAAGGAAATCAACCGCACCGACGCCTAACGTTCGCGTGTACTGCACATCGAAGGCAACGGGGTCCGCGCAGCGAAGCTCGTAACCGATCTCCTTCGCGATGATAGCGACGTCGAGACCGCGTTCCTTGAACCGGGGCGCTAGGACGTCCTTCACTATCCGGCCAAGAGACACCTCGGAAAGACGCGGGTGGCCATGCTCGTCCCGCTCAAGGTTCCCGACGTGAGCGAAGTCGCCCTCGCCGAGGAGGTCGAGTAGGCCTTCCGCGAGGATGACGAGGCCCCACGGTTCGCCGTGGGAAATACGCTTCACGATCGCTGCTTCGCAGAGGTCGGAGATGGTGCCGAGGTCGACGTTGCCATCGAACTCCTCGGGGATGACGGTGAGGTCTGCGCCGCTTGACACGCCCATCCCGAGCGCAAGATGCCCGGCCGTGCGGCCCATTGCGGTAACAATCACCCAGCGCCTCGTCGTGCGGGCATCCTCACGCAGGTTCACACAAAGGCGCGAACCGAGCGCTTTCGCCGTTTCGAACCCGAACGTCGGGGCGCCGCCCGGAAGGGGCAGGTCATTGTCTATCGTCTTCGGCACGTGCGCGACGCGTAGCTGCCCTTTCGATGCCTCGGCCACCTTGATCGCGCTCGTTGCCGTATCGTCGCCGCCAAGCGTCACCAGGTCCGTGACGCCCAGTTCCTGGAGGCATGCGACGACGCGTTTCAGCGCCTCCGGATCCTTTTGGGGGTTGGCCCTTGACGTGTAGAGGATTGAGCCGCCGCGCGTCTCGATCCCCTCGACCGCGCGGCGGTCGAGGACGCGCACGTGCGACACATCCCCTTTCATCAAGTACCGGAAGCCCTCCGGGACGCCGAGGACTCGCCAGCCACGCGACTCGCCGGCCAAGACCACCGCGTTGATGACGCCGTTGAGGCCTGGGGCCGGGCCGCCGCCTACGAGGATCGCTACCGTCCGCTGTCCATCTGTTGACGCGTTCATCGGGACGCGTGAATGAGAGCGGTGACCATATTTCAGGATTCCCGCGCGGGGGAAGCGCGGCAGCGCGCGGTTTCGGGTCCGACGCTTGGAACATTTGGAGAAACGAGGATAATCGGCGAGGGCGGCGGGGCGGCCCGGGAGGGTCTTCGGATCAGCGCAAGATCCCAAAACACGCCAATCGGACCAGCCTTCAAGGAATAAGACTATATATTAGGCGGTTCTGACAAGAGCGTGCACGGGTGATGCTCACGCATCGCCTTTGCTCAAAAGAAGGTAAGAAAACAATGGGACAGTATGGAGACAGGCGCGGTGGCGGCGGCGGTGGCGGTGGCTTCCGTGGCGGCTTTAGCGGCCCTCGGGAAATGCACGACGCAGTATGCGCAGATTGTGGACAGAAGACGCAGGTACCATTCAAGCCGACCGAAGGTCGGCCCGTGTACTGCCGCGACTGTTTCGCAAAGCGCCGCCCGGCTCGATTCTAAAGAGCTAGGCGGACAGTAGGCCCCTCCGGTTTGGGGGGGTTGGTATTTTAGTTTAGATTTTTGGGTTACGGGAACGGCTGTCACACCATTCAACGCGAGGATGCATCTCGATAAGGAGGCATTAAAGGAAAGTGCCGGGCCCCAGTCGGAGTCCCATGCGTGGACTCGCCCGTCGGCGCGTCCACTATGGCGGCTTGACCTCGAAAGCATGAAGGAAAAGTGACGGGCGGCGCCCGTGGACTCGCTTCCGCTCGTCCACCACGTCCTCGGCCGCTTCGCGGCCTGCGGCGGTCAGGCCGGGAAAAAATGAAAGGAAAGTGACGGGGACCGGTCAGAGTCCCCGTCGGGGGGAGGCTGTTTATCAGCTGGAGTACTTCGGGATCGCCACTGAATTGGCGCCGCCGAGGCGTTTTCCGTGCAGGCTTTTGCGGCCGCAAGGCCGCAAAAGGGTGCGGGTCGGAGGCTGTTGATGATTTGAAGAAGTCGCGGGGGCCCCTCAGCCCCCGCGGCGGCTTTTTCCGTGCACGCTGGCGGAACCATCCGGTCCCGCCGCGTGCGAAGGCAGAGAACTTCTTGATCTTAGTTGATCCAGGGTATCTCGAGGTTCGGCCCGTCCTTCTTGTTCCCGAGCGATTCGCGTAGCGCCTTTGTCGCCGTCGCTCCGGGGCCGAGGATCTGCGGGCTTTGGACACCGGTCATGATGGCCATGACGCGCATCCTGCCCTCGAAGTCCTCGTTCACTCGCGCACCCCAGATCACGTTCGCCCGCGTGTCCATGTCGAAGGTCAAGGCCTGGGCGACCTGCTCGGCCGCCTTGAGGCTCAAGTCGGGCCCGCCCGTGATGTGGAGGAGGCACCCGGAGGCGCCCTTGTAATCCACGTCCAGCAGCGGGTGGTTCAAAGCCTCGGACACGACCTTGTTGGGGTCGTTCGACTTCGCTTCCCCGTAGAGCATGACAGCGATGCCGCCGCAACCCATGATCGTGCGGACATCCGCGTAGTCGAGGTTGATGAGACTCGGTTGCGTGATCGTCTCGCTGATGCCCTTGACGGTCTCGGCCACGAGCTGGTCCATGACGGAGAACGCCTGGTCGATCGGGAGGTTCGGCACGTACTGGAGCAACCTGTTGTTGTCGAGCACGATGACAGTGTCCGCTTCCTTCCTGAGCTTGTTGAGGCCGTCCTCACCCTTGAGGAGCCTCGCGCGCTCGACGTTGAACGGTGTGGAGACCATTCCGATCACGATTGCGCCCTTCTTTTTGGCGATACGCGCCACCACGGGGGCCGTTCCGGTCCCGGTGCCGCCGCCCATTCCGGCGGTGACGAAGACGAGGTCTGCGCCTTCGAGGAGTTCCTCGATGTACGGCTGGGCCATCTCTGCGCAGCGCTCCGCGACCTCCGGGTAGCCGCCGGCTCCGAGGCCGCGCGTTATCGACTTGCCGATAAGGAGTTTCTTGTCCGCTTGTATGCGATCGAGGTGCTGTTTGTCCGTATTGATGGCGATGGTCTCAGCGCCCCGGACACCCACCGAGTGCAGGCGGTTTATCGTGTTGTTGCCCGCTCCTCCGCAGCCCACGATGACGATCTTGGGCTCACCGACTCCTTCGAACTCGAAGTCGGTCTCGGTCGTTTGCGCTTCTTCGCCTTGTGTGTCCGGTGCGTTCTTTATCGCGTTTGTGATCAACGACTGCATCCCATCTATCCTCCATTTAGGGACGTTGCTCGTCCCGAGAGCCCGCCCCAGTTCGAGGCGGTCTATCGCGCACACACCGCTTGTGAGGTGGAGACGGGTTTGACCCCGTCTCTCCTCGCGAAGCGCGGCATATCAGTAGCCTTTGAGGGATCTCTCCCTCGGTCTGTGTGCATCCCATTGCCCCATCGGAAGCGTGAGCCTCCGTTGAGGTTCGCAACCCCGTTGCGCCCGGCCCGGCTTTTTAGGCATCCCATCCTATCAGTAAGGCCTGAGTTTCATTTCTTGACAACGTCGTCGAGGTCGATGGTCTCGCTGCGCGCTTGCGATAGGCGCTTGCGAAGTTCCATCGTTTCCAAGGCGTCCTTGGCTTTGGCGCGATAGAGCATCCGGGCCGCCTCGCGCAACGCTTCGCTGCGTGTCGCGAATTGGCCGCCGGAGATGAGACTGTCAAGATCCGCGAGCTCCTGAATGGGGAGCCGGATTGTGACCCTCTCGCCTTGATCCATCGTGCATTCCTCTGTTCTTGACGCTCTGGGACATCGGTTGTGCCGACCGAAGTCGTCGAGTAGTCCGAGCGACGCACACTGTGCGCCTATTGTCGGACTTTGTCAGACATCAATTGCACATGGGAATATAAATAGTTTATCAAACGACGCCGGGCCGCGAAGCGCTCCCGCCGAAAAAATATCCTCGCGAGATGATATTATCTTTCTAAGAGAGCGAAACAGGAACCGCCATTCCGACCACGTCATCGATAACACCATCGCCGTTCGATTCTATCTGTGCATCGGAATGAAATGCCGTTCCAGTGGAAGCGGGGAGCGGCACCGTTTCCGGCGGAGAATGACCCAGCGCCCGAACCTCAACACACGGGGAAGCTGCGCCGCGCCCGCGAGATTCTACGTAGACGCGTCTTGGTGATCCGGCTCGAAGCCACGCAACCGCCAACGGGGACCGACAAGACGGTGTCTTCGAGGTCGCCGCAGGCGGCCGAACCCGGCGAGGATGGAGTGGAAGCCGAAGGCTTCCACGATACGCCCGCCTTTGGTGCAGCTTTGGCAAAGATGCAGTCCCGCCTCCCGGATTCTCGACAATTCGCTTCGCTCGTCCCCTTGGAATCCGGATAACCGCCAAGGGGGACCGAGAAGACGGAGTCTTCGAGGTCGCCCGCCTTTGGTGCAGCTTTGGCAAAGATGCAGTCCCGCCTCCCGGATTTGAACCGGGCACCTCCTGATGACTGCGCGCCTGCGACGTGCTGATGTCGAAAGACCGTATGTGACTCTACAGTCAGGCGCTCTAACCAGACTGAGCTAAGGCGGGTGATGACCACATGGTCTTTTCCCGGACCAGGGGTCAGCCTCACAAACGACCGACCATATTTATGCTTTCCCAAGGAGAAAAGTCGAGGCGCCTCCCGTTCTCCCAGTCACCTCATTTCTTCTTTGAGCTCTCGTTCTCCGCGCGGGTCCCGAGCTCGGCGCTCCTACGCGTTGCGACTTCGACCGCGTCGATGAGTAGCGCACGTAGGCCGTTACGCTCCATCGAGTGCAACGCCGCGATCGCCGTTCCGCCAGGAGACGTCACAAGGTCCTTGAGCAGCCCCGGGTGTTGACCGGTGTCCGCCACCATCTTCGCCGACCCGAGAACGGTCTGTACAGAGAGGATGTTGCTCGTGGACCGGGAAAGGCCCATCTTGACTCCGGCGTCGGAGAGTCCTTCGATTATCTGGAAGATGTACATCGGGCCCGTACCGGATCGGCCCGTGACCGCGTCCATCAACGATTCGTCCACGGCGACGACGACACCGACGGCTTTGAAAATCGATTCGGCCACACCCGCCTCCGCGTCGGTCGCGGCCTTTCCCCGGCAAAGGGCCGTCGCCCCGAGTTCAACGGTGGCGGCGATGTTCGGGATCGCCCTCATCACGGCCACGCGCTCGGGAAGGTGCGACTCGATGAAACTGGTCGGCACACCCGCGGCGATCGACACGACGAGCTGTGGGTGGGCGATCTCGGCGCGGCATTCGTGAAGGACTTGCGAAAGGATCTGCGGCTTGACGGCGAACACCACGACGTCGGCGAAGCGCGCCGCCTCGCCGTTGTCGGTCGTGACCTTGATCCTCAACTCTTCTTGTACACGCTTCATGCGTTCGGCGTCGCGGCCAGAGGCGACGAGGTTCCCTGGCTTGCACCAATGCGCTTTGAGCATCCCGCGAAGTAGCGCCGTCCCCATGTTCCCGGCGCCGATGACGGCGATCCGTTTTTGTTCCATGTCCTCCCCACTCGCTCGACGTATCGGCGGGGGATAATATCTTCCTAAGGTAGCAAGTGGGCCCTTGGCCACCCCACGCCGGCGGAGAACGTTCGGCGCCCCCCGGCGGCGAAGCCTTAACTTGGGGACGCTCATTGAGCGGCGTGGATGCCTCGTTCCGACCTCTCCTCGACCGGGCCTCGTTGATCGCGGAACGCCTGCGCAAAGAGCGCTC is part of the Euryarchaeota archaeon genome and harbors:
- the uvrC gene encoding excinuclease ABC subunit UvrC; translation: MDLRSKAKTLPRTPGVYLFKDAAGEVLYVGKSGSLRDRVSSYFSTDLDLRKAEMVSRSVDIEVVLAPTEKEALILESNFIKRFQPPFNIRLADDTRYPFIRLSADDFPRIDMVREVAAKGSFYGPYPSAGAARETLKVAREVFGIRDCREFVKGGCLNHQIGTCLGPCIDAVDRAQYMDAVDAAKRFLAGHDDEVKARLKAEMQAASDKQEFERAARLRDRLASMHKTMERQAMLVAKADDADGVALAAQGGLGVAVIVMSRAGRVASQAEFHLRSTGTNEEALGEFMTRYYGEMPNLPKAIYAPPGVEGLEAISELLSEKRASRVVVSSPVRGRGMRLVKLARLNAEFKLGQYVARRGEAGFDEESQELGALLGLADAPTRIECFDISHLGGTGVVASMVAFEKGRPDKKNYRRFKLSREANDDYAAMREVVYRRYRRLRESASELPHLIIVDGGRGQLAKAIEAVHEAGVFDVPLIALAKGEESVFKEDVSLPLDTTRSPHALLLLRRIRDEAHRFAITYQRVKRRSISGESLLAGIPGLGPARRRALLMHYASLDEIRESSVEELSNVPGISPAIARRVLEELSRPR
- a CDS encoding nicotinamide-nucleotide adenylyltransferase, yielding MRRALFIGRFQPFHNGHLKVIADIAKDFDEVVIGIGSAQESHTFKNPFTAGERFHMIAAALDAAGVHNYHIVPIPDVNRNSMWVAQVRSFVPPFQVFFSNNPLATRLFSESGHEVRPAPFVEREKYSGTSVRDAIRIGTAWEALVPSAVASIIKTVDGAERIKELRRSDAAAREGADS
- a CDS encoding magnesium transporter CorA, whose protein sequence is MAMQPPEAKPDPGLEKRGVCIAISRAGKPVRLFADSPSEFISCIKDAEIAWVNFSVQDLDKDGVAVASLLGFSGSLVTFLTEHRQSAYDDRETELGIKLPVVRVHAMDVDTFPLVVLIRRGLILTLHDKNVTRMAKFARYADTFMRKIKPETPWNDKLTIVLIRLINENNDRNFDGLRSIQERGEDLGKYLINPTQPSTTLGPQIYSMKHALIAYLDALWATLDVIQNLRYGDAELISDDETILGRVGVLADDVTRQISLSEHMSEVLASGLEVLQSIYNNQLQLLNNRLTFVVTWLTILGTAVLVPNTLATILSNPAYGLGPADAAWYTTVIVGSTAGATVLTWFVVRRWLQPPATP
- a CDS encoding class II fructose-bisphosphate aldolase translates to MAKIHETTAELEAGLASGINVTNDRVRILDEELLEAELVDDLVHTAVFGPGPVKDRARWIIRAAAHALGVKTASTHAFYVARGTGESSRDLTVPAFNIRGPTYDVSRAAIRAAKRAKVGAFIFEIARSEIGYTDQRPGEYAAVVAAAAIREGFRGPLFLQGDHYQFSASKYPKDPAREKKAILDLIDESVAAGFRNIDIDASTLVDLSKPGEREQQRLNATLSAEMCAHIRRLQPPGVVISVGGEIGEVGAHVTTPLELEAYMETYREELSRSGRSPGPSKISINTGTSHGGKVDAAGKVTKMEVRFDIHDAMSRLCREKYGLGGTVQHGASTLAETEFDKFPPVGTIEIHLATGFQNLLFDHPAFPKALTDRIRAWVTSDLAAEKKEKDSQEQFIYKTRKKAFGRFKKELWGLEDPSRSAIMDDMEARFTLLFKKLGVEDTQGLANRYAMMDGAPPVWSAPARGAFHSEMAAGEGE
- a CDS encoding 6-phosphofructokinase, which codes for MNASTDGQRTVAILVGGGPAPGLNGVINAVVLAGESRGWRVLGVPEGFRYLMKGDVSHVRVLDRRAVEGIETRGGSILYTSRANPQKDPEALKRVVACLQELGVTDLVTLGGDDTATSAIKVAEASKGQLRVAHVPKTIDNDLPLPGGAPTFGFETAKALGSRLCVNLREDARTTRRWVIVTAMGRTAGHLALGMGVSSGADLTVIPEEFDGNVDLGTISDLCEAAIVKRISHGEPWGLVILAEGLLDLLGEGDFAHVGNLERDEHGHPRLSEVSLGRIVKDVLAPRFKERGLDVAIIAKEIGYELRCADPVAFDVQYTRTLGVGAVDFLETGKGNAMIALQDGKLAPLGFEDLRDAKTGRVRVRGVDVRGATFTHARHIQARLTGRDFSDEGRLGLLSAAAHLEPSGFKRRFERLSRFGE
- a CDS encoding DNA-directed RNA polymerase, which encodes MGQYGDRRGGGGGGGGFRGGFSGPREMHDAVCADCGQKTQVPFKPTEGRPVYCRDCFAKRRPARF
- the ftsZ gene encoding cell division protein FtsZ, with amino-acid sequence MQSLITNAIKNAPDTQGEEAQTTETDFEFEGVGEPKIVIVGCGGAGNNTINRLHSVGVRGAETIAINTDKQHLDRIQADKKLLIGKSITRGLGAGGYPEVAERCAEMAQPYIEELLEGADLVFVTAGMGGGTGTGTAPVVARIAKKKGAIVIGMVSTPFNVERARLLKGEDGLNKLRKEADTVIVLDNNRLLQYVPNLPIDQAFSVMDQLVAETVKGISETITQPSLINLDYADVRTIMGCGGIAVMLYGEAKSNDPNKVVSEALNHPLLDVDYKGASGCLLHITGGPDLSLKAAEQVAQALTFDMDTRANVIWGARVNEDFEGRMRVMAIMTGVQSPQILGPGATATKALRESLGNKKDGPNLEIPWIN
- a CDS encoding ribbon-helix-helix protein, CopG family; amino-acid sequence: MDQGERVTIRLPIQELADLDSLISGGQFATRSEALREAARMLYRAKAKDALETMELRKRLSQARSETIDLDDVVKK
- the proC gene encoding pyrroline-5-carboxylate reductase — translated: MEQKRIAVIGAGNMGTALLRGMLKAHWCKPGNLVASGRDAERMKRVQEELRIKVTTDNGEAARFADVVVFAVKPQILSQVLHECRAEIAHPQLVVSIAAGVPTSFIESHLPERVAVMRAIPNIAATVELGATALCRGKAATDAEAGVAESIFKAVGVVVAVDESLMDAVTGRSGTGPMYIFQIIEGLSDAGVKMGLSRSTSNILSVQTVLGSAKMVADTGQHPGLLKDLVTSPGGTAIAALHSMERNGLRALLIDAVEVATRRSAELGTRAENESSKKK